Below is a genomic region from Gammaproteobacteria bacterium.
GAGTCGGGAATTCATCAAGACGGCGTGTTGAAAAGCCGGGAAACTTACGAAATTATGCGTGCCGAGGATGTGGGCTGGAGCACCAATCGCATGGTGCTGGGTAAACATTCCGGGCGCAATGCATTTAAAACCCGCTTACAGGAATTGGGTATCAGCTTCGCCTCTGAGCAGGAATTAAACCAGACGTTTCTTCGTTTTAAGGAATTGGCGGACAAGAAGCACGAAATTTACGATGACGATTTACAGGCCTTGGCTACCACCGCAAACCTGGAATCTGTGAACGAACGCATCAAATTGGTTTCATTGAAGGTGTGTTCTGAAACCGGGGAAACGCCTTGCGCGCAGGTGACCGTGACCATTGACGGTAAGGAGCAAAATGCCAGCAGCGAAGGCGGAGGGCCGGTGGATGCGGCATATCAGGCTATTGAATCCGTCGTCAAAAGCGAGAGTACGCTGCAGTTGTATTCGGTCAACAACATCACCACGGGCACGGACTCACAGGGAGAAGTTACGGTCAGACTGGAAAAAGCCGGACATATAGTTAACGGCCAGGGTGCCGATACAGATATAGTGATTGCATCAGCTAAAGCCTATATTAATGCTTTAAACAAAATTGTTGCGCCGGAGCAAAGACAACACCCGCAGGTATAGAGACAAGAGTACGGACTAAAGTGGATACATTGCAGCAACAATATCTTCAAGCGCTGGGCATACAGACCTGGGAACTGAAGCTCACTCCGGAGACGGGTGTGGATGACAGTTGCAAGGTTTCGGCGCGGGCACACTCCCTGGAGTCAATCCAGAGTCCGGTCGCTGTGCCGGAGCCGCAAAGGGAATCTGTACCGCGATCATCCCCGAACTCGCCCCCGGCGGACTGGAAAACTCTGCAGTACCGGGTGCAACACTGTGATAAGTGCTCTTTACACCAAAATCGCACCCAGGCCGTATTTGGGGTAGGGGACATGCAAGCTCGTTGGATGGTTATCGGCGAAGCTCCCGGAGCCGATGAGGATCTTCAGGGGGAGCCCTTTGTGGGGCGGGCGGGGCAACTGCTGAATGAAATGTTGCTCGCCATGGGGTTGAAACGAGAGCAAGTATATATTGCCAATATCCTCAAATGTCGTCCGCCGAATAACCGTGATCCACGCCCCGAAGAGGTGCAGCAGTGTGAAGGCTATTTGCAGGCGCAAATTCAGTTGATTCAACCCCGATTGATCCTGGCATTAGGTCGTATTGCGGCGCAAAATTTGTTGCGCACTGACACGGCCGTGGGGCGATTGCGCAAACAACGCTTTGAATATTGTGATATACCCGTGATTGTAACTTACCATCCGGCCTATTTGCTGCGCTCCGGTAAAGAGAAACGTAAAGCCTGGCAGGACTTATTATATGCCATGCAGGTGTATCGAAGCTTGGAGAAAAAGGAATTGGAACAACAGGGGTTGCTGCAGTGAGCGCCGTTATGCAGCAGCCAAGCTTTGATGTACGGCCTATGCAGGCAGGTGATGTGATTGCCGTTATGGATATCGAAATGCAGATGTATGCTTTTCCCTGGACCCGGCAGATTTTTCTGGATTGCCTGCGCGTGGGCTACGATTGCCTGGTGGGGGAGCATGACGGCGAGGTGGCCGGCTATGCCATTATGTCCAGTGGCGCGGGCGAGGCGCATTTGCTGAATCTGTGCACCCGCACAGAGCAGCAGCGGCGTGGACTGGGTGAAACCTTGTTACGGCGCGTGATTGCATTAGCGAAATCCAAACAAGTGGATTCACTGTTTTTAGAAGTCAGACCTTCCAATCATGCGGCCCTGCATCTGTACAGTAAAATAGGCTTTAATCAGGTGGGACTGCGTAAAAATTACTATCCCACTTCTCACGGGCGCGAAGACGCGGTGATTTTGGCATACGCCATCGACTAAGGAATCTCTTTGTATCCCGCAATATTTCTAATGGGTCCAACGGCCTCGGGGAAAACTGCGTTGGCATTTGAGTTGGTGCAGCAACTACCCTGTGAGATTATCAGTGTCGACTCAGCTTTGGTGTATCGGGGTATGGATATCGGTACGGCCAAACCGGATGCCCGCTTGCTACAACAGGCCCCGCACCGGCTTATTGATATTTGTGATCCTTCAGAAACTTATTCCGCCGCTCGGTTTCGTCAGGATGCTTTACTGGCCATGGAGGAAATACAGCGAGCGGGTAAGATTCCCCTGTTGGTGGGCGGGACTTTTCTGTATTTTCGGGCTTTGGAGCAAGGCCTGTCTCCCTTACCGCAAGCGAATGCTCAGGTGCGTCAGAAAATCGAACAGTGGGCGCAACAACAGGGATGGGAGCAGGTACACCGGCGTTTGCGTCAAGTGGACCCGGAGGCGGCACAACGGATCCATCCCAATGACCCACAACGAATCCAGCGCGCTTTGGAAGTTTATGAGATCACCGGAATGTCTATGAGTGAACTGATGGCCAAAGGCAGGGATGACGCTCCTCCATATAACATCAGTAAAATAGTCGTCGCGCCGCAGGATCGAACCGTGCTGCATGAACGTATCGCTGCACGTCTTAACATTATGATGCAACAGGGGTTTATTGAAGAAGTTCAAGGCCTGTGGGAGCGAGGTGATCTGAACGCGGAACTGCCGTCCATGCGCGCTGTCGGATATCGGCAGGTATGGCAATATTTGCAGGGCGAATTAGAGCGTGTCCAGCTCGAGGAAAAAATCCTGTTTGCAACCCGCCAATACGCCAAACGGCAGTTAACCTGGTTGCGTTCTGAGGCCAATGCCCAGTGGTTTGACCCCACTGAGCAAGAAATTTTACCAAATGTATTGAAAAAGTTGAGATTCGACACCATTTTTTGAACTTTCAATATGGAAATCAACCTAATGTGCTATAGTTTTTGTAAGTTTGCGGCATTTCCGCGAACCGGCGCGCTTAATTGGGCGAGATCATGGACTTTGTGATTTCCTCCTAATTTATACAACAAAGATAAAATTGAGGAGATTTTGACATGCCAAAAGGGCAATCACTACAAGACCCTTTCTTAAATGCTCTGAGAAAAGAACGAGTACCCGTGGCGATCTATCTCGTTAACGGCATTAAACTACAAGGGCAAATTGATTCGTTTGATCAATTCGTAGTACTTCTGAAGAACAGCGTTAGTCAAATGGTGTATAAACATGCAATTTCAACAGTGGTTCCGGCACGTAATGTTAAGTTGCCAGCCAGCGAAACCAATTCAGAACCAAGAAGTTCATAAATTTGTCCCCAGATTTTTTAGTACCTGTTCGGTAGGGGGCGCCCTTGTTTGAGCGCCCCCAATCGGGTGAACGAGCGATACTTGTCCATATCAATTTTTCATCCAATTCCGGTGATGAACAAATTCAGGAGTTTCGAGAACTGGCTGTATCAGCAGGTGCCACGCCTGTTGCTGTGGTGACAGGTTCTCGTCGTACCCCGGAACCCAAGTATTTAATCGGAGCCGCCAAAGCCGAAGAGGTGGCGGTGTTACTGAAAAGTGAAAATGCCGATTTGGTACTGGTGGATCATGAGCTGACACCGGCTCAGGAACGTAATCTGGAACGTCTGTTACAGTGCCAGGTATTGGATCGCAGCGGATTGATATTGGACATATTTGCTCAAAGAGCCTCGTCCCATGCGGGTCGTCTGCAAGTTGAGCTGGCGCAACTGCAACACCTATCTACGCGCTTGGTTCGCGGATGGACTCACTTGGAACGCCAAAAGGGTGGTATAGGTTTGCGTGGTCCGGGGGAAACCCAGTTGGAAACGGACCGACGTCTTATCGGCGTACGTATAAAACAACTGAAAAAGCGCTTACAAAAAGTACAAAATAGTCGGCACCAGGGGCGCAGAGCCCGTCAAAAGGCAGAAATTCCCACCGTGTCTTTGGTTGGGTATACCAATGCCGGTAAATCCACATTGTTTAATCGTATGACCAGCTCTGCCGTGTATGCGGCTGATCAATTGTTCGCCACATTGGATCCCACTTTGCGGCGTGTGCCTCTGGACTATGGCGATTCCATTATACTGGCGGATACGGTAGGTTTTATTCGACAACTCCCCCATGATCTGGTGGAAGCGTTTAAATCCACCCTGGAAGAAACCCGCGAGGCGGCTTTATTGCTGCACGTGGTTGACGCCGGCGATGTTAACTACAAAGATAATATAGATCAGGTGAATTTGGTGCTGGAGGAAATCGGCGCTGATGCCGTGCGTCAGATCGAGGTGTACAATAAGATAGACTGTCTGGAACAAAGCGAACCCCGAATTGACCGGGATGCGGATGGTAAGATCAAGCGAGTGTGGTTATCTGCGGCGACCGGCAATGGAGTGGATTTATTGCAACAAGCTTTAAAGGAAGAATTTAACCGTCAAGTGCAAACCACTTGGGTCAAGTTTCCAGTAGAAGCCGGCGATATACGCGCCCATTTGTATCGAAACGGTCAAGTGCACAACGAAAGAATGAGTGGTACAGACTTGTTGTTACAGGTCACCATAGACAGTAAGGAATTGGAAAATATCACCTCAGTAATGGGTGTAATTTCCTTGTTGGACGGCGAAGATGAACAAAAAGCCGCATCAAACGGTTGCGGCTAAGCGGAGAGGGTCCTACAATTCACCCCTTGGCGCGTAATTACCGGGGAATCTTTGCGTTTTTGTAAAATTCGGTAGGTTGGGCGGAGCCGGCGTAATTTGCTCTTGCCACGGTTGGCATTTTGCCGCAAGGTCCATGGATCTGCGGGGGATGCACAAGTTTCGTGGGAGGCAGGAGCCGGGAGCGATTGGCCAGGCGACGCATCAGATTTTTAAAACTGTTTCTAAACAAATATGGAGTAGATGAATGGCCTGGAATGAGCCGGGAGGTTCTGGAAAAAAAGACCCTTGGGGTAATGGCGGTGGAGATCAGGGACCGCCAGACCTTGATGAGGTTGTAAAAAAAATGCAGGAGAAATTCGGTGCCTTATTTGGTGGTGGCAAAGGCCGCGGTCAATCCGGTTCGAGTTCCGGTAAGGGGGGGTCCATTGGTTTGGGCGCCATCATACTTCTTGCTGCAGCTATCTGGGGGGCTTCCGGAATCTACATCATCGACGAGGGTCGCCGTGGTGTGGTATTGCAGTTCGGTGCTTATAAAGAAACCACTTTACCTGGGCCGCATTGGTTCCCACGTTTTATTCAAAGCGTGGAAGTGGTGGATATCCAGAATATCCGCAGTGCCACCATTGGTTATCGCAGTGGTTCCGGATCCGGATCCGGGTCCGGATCTTCGCGCCAGTCCAATATTGGACGCGAGTCACTCATGCTCACCAAAGACGAAAACATTGTTGATATTAAAATGGCAGTGCAATACAAGGTGAAAAGTGCCAGTGATTATCTGTTTAAAGTGACCGAGCCCGATATCACGCTACGCCAGGCCACTGAAAGTGCTGTGCGTGAAATTATCGGTGGCAATAATATGGACTTTGTTCTGACCGAAGGCCGAACTGAAATCGCCTCGAAAGCACATGCGCTTACTCAGGAAATTCTGGATCGCTACAACACCGGATTGGAAATCACCAGTGTCAATATGCAGGATGCCCAACCACCTGAGCAGGTGCAAGCCGCGTTTGAAGATGCCGTAAAAGCTCGTGAGGATAATGTGCGAGCCATCAATAAAGCTCAGGCCCATGCCAATGAGGTCTTGCCTAAGGCCCGAGGTAATGCGGCGGTGTTGGTTGCGGAAGCCAAGGCTTATCGGGATAAAGTTATCCTGGAAGCCCAGGGTGAAGCCAATCGCTTCCTGAAGATACTGGAGGAATACAAGCGGGCGCCTCAGGTAACCCGGAAACGTCTATACCTGGAATCCGTGGAAACCGTCATGACGAATGCCACCAAAATCATGGTGGATGTGAAAGGCGGCAATAACCTGATGTATCTGCCTTTGGATCGACTGATGGATCAAAATGTAAGGTCTCAGATATCACAAACGCCGGTGATTGTAGAAGAGGAGCCCGTGAAAGTGGAACGGCGCCGTGAACGCCGACGCCGGGGGGAAAGATAATGGCACAACTTAAAATGTTAGGCGGGTTTATTGCGGTGGCAATTTTGCTGGTTGCTTCCTTTGCCGTGTTCATTGTTGACGAGCGTGACAAAGTTATATTGTTCCGTTTGGGGGAAATTGTTAAAACCGATTTCGCTCCGGGCTTGTACTTTAAAATGCCCTTTGTGAACAATGTGCGCAAGTTTGACTCCCGGATTCAAACCCTGGATGCCAAACCGGAGCGTTATTTAACCAGTGAGAAAAAGAACGTCATCGTGGATTCTTTTGTCAAATGGCGCATTAATAATGTTTCCAGCTATTACACCACCACCGGTGGTGATGCCCTGCGAGCCAACGAACGATTGTCACAGTTTATTAAAGACGGCTTACGCGGCGAGTTTGGTAAACGTACCATCCAGGAAGTGATTTCCGGGGAACGTAAAGAAATCATGGATTTGATTAACGCAGAAGCGAACAAACTGGCCGAAACCTTCGGTATCGAAGTGGTGGATGTTCGCATCAAACGGGTGGACTTGGCTGAAAACGTCAGCGCCTCCGTTTACAGTCGAATGGAAGCGGAGCGTGAGCGTGTTGCCAAGGACTATCGAGCCCGAGGTCGGGAAGAGGCGGAAAAAATCAAGGCTGAAGCCAATCGTGAGGCGACCATCATTGAGGCTACCGCATTCAAAGAAGCCGAGACCCTCAAAGGTGACGGAGACGCCAAGGCTTCCAAGATTTATGCTGACGCTTACAAGAAAGACGCAGAGTTTTATTCCCTGTATCGAAGTTTGAACGCCTACAAGACCACCTTCGCCGATAAAAATGACGTATTGGTCATAGAGCCCAACTCTGAGTTTTTTAAGTACTTTAAATAATAATTAGGCAGCCGGGCCTTCCGGGCCCGGCAATGTTAGAGGGGGCGGCGTTTTTGTCTATAAAAATGACCGCGAAGCCGTACGACAATCCTATGTGGCATGAACTGTTGTAGCATTAGCCCTGTTGCTGGTTATAGGGGTTGTTTGCGTTCTTAAATCCTCAGGCATTTCGTCAAGTGAATGGAAAATAAAAGTTTGCGTTCCTCGGCCCTGGTGAGTATGGTTCTGGGCGTGTTACTGTTGTACCTGGCTAATCTCTGAGCAGAGGTTTTTTAGAAAATCAAACATGAAAGATGATCGTTGGATATTGCCGGAAGGCATAGAAGAGTTGTTACCCGAGGACGCCCGGCGTCTGGAGCTGTTACGACGGCAACTGCTGGATCTCATGCACAATTGGGGTTACGACATCGTCATGCCGCCCTTCGTGGAGTATATCGAATCCCTACTCACCAGTATGGGTACCGAACTGGATCTGCAAACCTTCAAACTTCTGGACCAGAAAACCGGCCGTACCATGGGTATTCGGGCCGATATGACCACTCAAGTGGCCCGTATTGATGCGCATCGATTGCGTCGGAATGAACCGACCCGGCTTTGTTATATGGGTACCGTATTACGCGCCCGCAGTGATGAATTTGCCAGTTCTCGAAGCCTGATCCAAATTGGCGCGGAGTTGTATGGCCACGCGGGTGTTGAGAGCGATGCGGAAATGCTGTGCTTGATGTTAGAGGTGCTGGCTTTTGCGGGTATCCAAAGCTATGTGGATATTGGGCATGTGGGAATTTTTCAGGGCCTGGCTACACAGGCGGCTTTGGATAAAGAACAAAAAGATTTTTTATTCAATGCCTTGCAGCGAAAAGCGGTGCCGGAGATTGACGCCTATTTACATCAACTGTCATTGCAGCAAGACCACCGCGACATGTTGGCCGCTTTGGCCTGGCTCAATGGAGGCACCGAAGTCTTTGAGTTGGCACGGCAAAAGCTCAGCGCCGCCACTGCAGAGGTAAAACAGGCGATAAGCGAAATGGAGCAGGTCGCTCAACTGGTCAGTGCCCGCCATCCCCAAATTCCCTTACACTATGATTTTGCAGAGGTTCGCGGGATTAAATACCACACCGGTGTTGTTTTTGCCGCCTATCATCCGGATTTAGGACAGGCTCTGGCCCAAGGCGGCCGTTACGACGACATTGGTAAAACCTTTGGCCGGGCTCGGCCCGCCACCGGATTTAGTGCCGATTTACGCACATTAATGCGCCTGGGGTCATCGGAACCCAGCACAAAAAATGCTATATTTGCCCCCGCGGGATCGGACCCCGCACTGTTGAAAAAAATAGCGGACTTGCGAGCCTCCGGACAACGAGTGGTGCAGCAATTGCCCGGCCAGACGGGAGGAGCTAAGGAACTGCAGTGCGATCAGGTTTTGGAGTTAATCGAAGGGGAGTGGGTGCTGCGTTAGTACCCGCAATGACAGTAAAACAGCAATAGAGCCAGTTTTAATATAGGAACAGCGTGATGGGTAAAAATGTAGTGGTAATCGGCACCCAGTGGGGGGATGAAGGTAAAGGTAAGGTGGTGGATTTGCTCACCGATCGAGCCGGAGCCGTGGTACGTTTTCAGGGGGGCCATAATGCCGGACATACCCTGGTGATTAATGGTGAAAAAACCATTTTGCACCTGATTCCCTCAGGAATTTTGCGTGACAATGTGCAATGTTATATTGGCAACGGTGTGGTGGTTGACCCTAAAGCTCTGGTGGAAGAAATCGAGATGCTGGAGCAACGTCAAGTTCCGGTAATGTCTCGCCTGAAAATCAGCGAAGCCTGCCCCTTGATCCTGCCCTACCATGTGGCTCTGGACCATGCCCGTGAGATTGCCCGTGGTAAATCCGCTATCGGTACTACCGGACGGGGTATTGGCCCTGCCTACGAGGACAAAGTCTCCCGTCGCGGTTTGCGTGTGGGGGATATGCTGCATAGAGAGCGGTTTGCCGCTAAGCTGGGCGAAGTTCTGGATTATCACAATTTTGCCCTGCAGAATTATTACAAAGTTGAAGCCGTGGATTTCCAAAAAGTGTTGGATGACACCCTGGCCCTGGCCGAACGCATCAGCCCATTGGTTGCTGATGTACCGGAAGACCTGTATCAAATGCAACAACGTGGCGAAGGCATTTTGTTCGAAGGGGCTCAGGGCGCCTTGTTGGACATTGATCACGGTACTTATCCATATGTAACTTCATCCAACACCACCGCAGGCAATGCCGCCACCGGCAGTGGCGTGGGCCCGGCCCGCTTTGACTATATTTTGGGAATCACCAAAGCCTATACCACAAGGGTAGGCTCCGGCCCGTTTCCTACCGAATTGGATGACGCCCACGGCCGCCACCTGGCAGAAAAGGGCCACGAGTTTGGGTCAACCACCGGACGTGCCCGGCGTTGCGGTTGGTTCGATGCGGTAGCCCTGCGGCGCTCCAATCAAATCAACAGCGTATCCGGTCTGTGCATCACCAAGTTGGATGTGCTGGATGGTCTGGAGACCATTCGTCTGTGTATCGGTTATAAATACAATGGCGCCGAACGCCAAACCCCGCCCGTCGGCGAAGAAGCCATTGCCGCCTGCGAACCCGTCTACACCGATATGCCGGGTTGGACCGAATCCACCGTTGGCATCAAAAACTACAACGATTTACCCGACAATGCCAAAGCGTACCTGAAACGCATCGAAGAAATCACCGAGACACCCATCGATATTATTTCTACCGGGCCGGACCGAAACGAGACCATCGTATTGCGACATCCGTTTGAGGCGTAGTTTGGTTGTTGTTCTGTAGCGCGGGTAGATATTGTACCCACGCGGAACATTGCTTGGTGTTAGGTGTTGCTGTAGTCGATCACCTCGGGGCGGATGTGCGTAACTGTAGGGCGGGTTAGCTCGCGTAACCCGCCGAGCAGAGTATCGGTTGTTCTCAATTTTTCTATTAGTCCTTAGTCCTTGTTCCTTTGAACGAAATCTAATAAATAAAAGAACTGAATTCGTTCAATGGACTAAACAGGAAACAAAAGCCCCACCACCAATCATATCGCCTGAAATATCAAATGAATCCCAATCAACGTCATTAAATAAATAAAACTCTGCTTTAATAAACGCTCATTGATCCGCTGCGATAAATGCGCCCCCAATTGCCCACCGATAATCGTACCCAAAGCGCCGGCGGCAAAATGTTTCAAGGGTAAATCGGCGGTGTTGGACCAATGTACCGTCGCAGCTACCGCGGCCAGAGCAAAGGTCATGGGAATCGCTGTGGCAATGGCGCGTTTCATTTCCAAATGCAGGCGGTTGCGCATAGCCGGGATAAGCCATTCGCTGATCCCAACAGATAAGGAACCCATTAACAGACCGAGAAATCCGGGGATAGCACACAATCGGGTGACTATACGTTTATCGAATTCGTATCGGGCATTGTCGGAAAGCTCTTCCTGAGTGGAGACAAACAGCACGGCCAGGATCATGGCCATTAATCCCAAAGACATTTGTACAACTTCCTGAGAGAGCTTGAAGCTGAGAAAGCCACCCAGGATGACTCCGGGCAGAGCACATAAAATAAAAATACCGGTGAGTTTTTTCTCCACTAAGCCGGCGCGCAAATAAGCGATAGTGCCACTACCGGTTCCGGCCACCTGAATCATCAATGATGTGGCAACCGCTTCCTGCGGGGAAAAGCCATAGCCTAAAATGAGCAAGGGCGTCCACAAAATACCGGCACCTATGCCCATGGCCATAGCGACAGTGGCGATGGCCAGGCCCGCCAGGGTTAATATCGCTAACTCAATCATCATCTATGTCGGTATGCAGTAGGGTAAAGGAATCCACAAAGTGACACAGGGTCTTTAAATGATCCTTCATGTCGCTTAATGCTTCGGTGTTGTCCGGCTT
It encodes:
- a CDS encoding uracil-DNA glycosylase; translated protein: MDTLQQQYLQALGIQTWELKLTPETGVDDSCKVSARAHSLESIQSPVAVPEPQRESVPRSSPNSPPADWKTLQYRVQHCDKCSLHQNRTQAVFGVGDMQARWMVIGEAPGADEDLQGEPFVGRAGQLLNEMLLAMGLKREQVYIANILKCRPPNNRDPRPEEVQQCEGYLQAQIQLIQPRLILALGRIAAQNLLRTDTAVGRLRKQRFEYCDIPVIVTYHPAYLLRSGKEKRKAWQDLLYAMQVYRSLEKKELEQQGLLQ
- the rimI gene encoding ribosomal protein S18-alanine N-acetyltransferase, translated to MSAVMQQPSFDVRPMQAGDVIAVMDIEMQMYAFPWTRQIFLDCLRVGYDCLVGEHDGEVAGYAIMSSGAGEAHLLNLCTRTEQQRRGLGETLLRRVIALAKSKQVDSLFLEVRPSNHAALHLYSKIGFNQVGLRKNYYPTSHGREDAVILAYAID
- the miaA gene encoding tRNA (adenosine(37)-N6)-dimethylallyltransferase MiaA, coding for MGPTASGKTALAFELVQQLPCEIISVDSALVYRGMDIGTAKPDARLLQQAPHRLIDICDPSETYSAARFRQDALLAMEEIQRAGKIPLLVGGTFLYFRALEQGLSPLPQANAQVRQKIEQWAQQQGWEQVHRRLRQVDPEAAQRIHPNDPQRIQRALEVYEITGMSMSELMAKGRDDAPPYNISKIVVAPQDRTVLHERIAARLNIMMQQGFIEEVQGLWERGDLNAELPSMRAVGYRQVWQYLQGELERVQLEEKILFATRQYAKRQLTWLRSEANAQWFDPTEQEILPNVLKKLRFDTIF
- the hfq gene encoding RNA chaperone Hfq, which encodes MPKGQSLQDPFLNALRKERVPVAIYLVNGIKLQGQIDSFDQFVVLLKNSVSQMVYKHAISTVVPARNVKLPASETNSEPRSS
- the hflX gene encoding GTPase HflX, which encodes MFERPQSGERAILVHINFSSNSGDEQIQEFRELAVSAGATPVAVVTGSRRTPEPKYLIGAAKAEEVAVLLKSENADLVLVDHELTPAQERNLERLLQCQVLDRSGLILDIFAQRASSHAGRLQVELAQLQHLSTRLVRGWTHLERQKGGIGLRGPGETQLETDRRLIGVRIKQLKKRLQKVQNSRHQGRRARQKAEIPTVSLVGYTNAGKSTLFNRMTSSAVYAADQLFATLDPTLRRVPLDYGDSIILADTVGFIRQLPHDLVEAFKSTLEETREAALLLHVVDAGDVNYKDNIDQVNLVLEEIGADAVRQIEVYNKIDCLEQSEPRIDRDADGKIKRVWLSAATGNGVDLLQQALKEEFNRQVQTTWVKFPVEAGDIRAHLYRNGQVHNERMSGTDLLLQVTIDSKELENITSVMGVISLLDGEDEQKAASNGCG
- the hflK gene encoding FtsH protease activity modulator HflK, translating into MAWNEPGGSGKKDPWGNGGGDQGPPDLDEVVKKMQEKFGALFGGGKGRGQSGSSSGKGGSIGLGAIILLAAAIWGASGIYIIDEGRRGVVLQFGAYKETTLPGPHWFPRFIQSVEVVDIQNIRSATIGYRSGSGSGSGSGSSRQSNIGRESLMLTKDENIVDIKMAVQYKVKSASDYLFKVTEPDITLRQATESAVREIIGGNNMDFVLTEGRTEIASKAHALTQEILDRYNTGLEITSVNMQDAQPPEQVQAAFEDAVKAREDNVRAINKAQAHANEVLPKARGNAAVLVAEAKAYRDKVILEAQGEANRFLKILEEYKRAPQVTRKRLYLESVETVMTNATKIMVDVKGGNNLMYLPLDRLMDQNVRSQISQTPVIVEEEPVKVERRRERRRRGER
- the hflC gene encoding protease modulator HflC, whose product is MAQLKMLGGFIAVAILLVASFAVFIVDERDKVILFRLGEIVKTDFAPGLYFKMPFVNNVRKFDSRIQTLDAKPERYLTSEKKNVIVDSFVKWRINNVSSYYTTTGGDALRANERLSQFIKDGLRGEFGKRTIQEVISGERKEIMDLINAEANKLAETFGIEVVDVRIKRVDLAENVSASVYSRMEAERERVAKDYRARGREEAEKIKAEANREATIIEATAFKEAETLKGDGDAKASKIYADAYKKDAEFYSLYRSLNAYKTTFADKNDVLVIEPNSEFFKYFK
- a CDS encoding ATP phosphoribosyltransferase regulatory subunit, producing MKDDRWILPEGIEELLPEDARRLELLRRQLLDLMHNWGYDIVMPPFVEYIESLLTSMGTELDLQTFKLLDQKTGRTMGIRADMTTQVARIDAHRLRRNEPTRLCYMGTVLRARSDEFASSRSLIQIGAELYGHAGVESDAEMLCLMLEVLAFAGIQSYVDIGHVGIFQGLATQAALDKEQKDFLFNALQRKAVPEIDAYLHQLSLQQDHRDMLAALAWLNGGTEVFELARQKLSAATAEVKQAISEMEQVAQLVSARHPQIPLHYDFAEVRGIKYHTGVVFAAYHPDLGQALAQGGRYDDIGKTFGRARPATGFSADLRTLMRLGSSEPSTKNAIFAPAGSDPALLKKIADLRASGQRVVQQLPGQTGGAKELQCDQVLELIEGEWVLR
- a CDS encoding adenylosuccinate synthase — its product is MGKNVVVIGTQWGDEGKGKVVDLLTDRAGAVVRFQGGHNAGHTLVINGEKTILHLIPSGILRDNVQCYIGNGVVVDPKALVEEIEMLEQRQVPVMSRLKISEACPLILPYHVALDHAREIARGKSAIGTTGRGIGPAYEDKVSRRGLRVGDMLHRERFAAKLGEVLDYHNFALQNYYKVEAVDFQKVLDDTLALAERISPLVADVPEDLYQMQQRGEGILFEGAQGALLDIDHGTYPYVTSSNTTAGNAATGSGVGPARFDYILGITKAYTTRVGSGPFPTELDDAHGRHLAEKGHEFGSTTGRARRCGWFDAVALRRSNQINSVSGLCITKLDVLDGLETIRLCIGYKYNGAERQTPPVGEEAIAACEPVYTDMPGWTESTVGIKNYNDLPDNAKAYLKRIEEITETPIDIISTGPDRNETIVLRHPFEA
- a CDS encoding sulfite exporter TauE/SafE family protein → MMIELAILTLAGLAIATVAMAMGIGAGILWTPLLILGYGFSPQEAVATSLMIQVAGTGSGTIAYLRAGLVEKKLTGIFILCALPGVILGGFLSFKLSQEVVQMSLGLMAMILAVLFVSTQEELSDNARYEFDKRIVTRLCAIPGFLGLLMGSLSVGISEWLIPAMRNRLHLEMKRAIATAIPMTFALAAVAATVHWSNTADLPLKHFAAGALGTIIGGQLGAHLSQRINERLLKQSFIYLMTLIGIHLIFQAI